In one window of Janthinobacterium sp. 1_2014MBL_MicDiv DNA:
- a CDS encoding biotin--[acetyl-CoA-carboxylase] ligase, producing the protein MTKHTDLNSAAIAAHCATGAAHVAIEVVDETGSTNADLLARCATLAGPTLRIAGQQTAGRGRAGRPWVSQPDASLMFSLAWRFKGPLHQLVGLPLAVGVALAETMSSLGVPVQLKWPNDLLKDGHKLAGILVETQQAQGNDGGVWAVIGCGINLLMPDALEQQIGRSVSAVPWLAQMERNTLVAALLSRLAGVLAEFDDTGFAPFTERWNALHAWQGQHVKILDNGQLLQQGVAAGVDHLGRLLLRTDGGLQEVMSGDVSLRLTQE; encoded by the coding sequence ATGACGAAGCATACAGACCTGAACAGCGCGGCCATTGCCGCCCATTGCGCCACCGGCGCCGCCCACGTGGCCATCGAAGTGGTCGATGAAACCGGCTCCACCAATGCCGACCTGCTGGCGCGCTGCGCCACCCTGGCCGGCCCCACGCTGCGCATCGCCGGCCAGCAGACGGCGGGCCGCGGCCGCGCCGGACGGCCGTGGGTGTCGCAGCCGGACGCCAGCCTGATGTTCTCGCTGGCCTGGCGCTTCAAGGGCCCGCTGCACCAGCTGGTGGGCTTGCCGCTGGCCGTCGGCGTGGCGCTGGCCGAGACCATGTCGTCGCTGGGCGTGCCGGTGCAATTGAAGTGGCCGAACGACCTGCTCAAGGATGGCCATAAACTGGCCGGCATCCTCGTCGAGACGCAGCAGGCGCAAGGCAACGATGGCGGCGTGTGGGCCGTGATCGGCTGCGGCATCAACCTGCTGATGCCCGATGCGCTGGAACAGCAGATCGGGCGCAGCGTCTCGGCCGTGCCCTGGCTGGCGCAAATGGAACGCAACACCCTGGTGGCGGCCCTGCTCAGCCGCCTGGCCGGCGTGCTGGCCGAATTCGACGATACCGGTTTTGCGCCGTTTACGGAACGCTGGAACGCGCTGCACGCCTGGCAAGGCCAGCACGTGAAAATCCTCGACAATGGCCAGCTGCTGCAGCAAGGCGTGGCGGCCGGCGTGGACCACCTGGGCCGCCTGCTGCTGCGCACCGATGGCGGCCTGCAGGAAGTCATGTCCGGCGACGTCTCGCTGCGCCTGACCCAGGAGTAA
- a CDS encoding type III pantothenate kinase, giving the protein MLLLIDAGNTRIKWALSAPASTAGAWLASGAVAHAQLDTLAAAWASLDISGVLLSNVAGTAIGARLRAQLPALPPPAIATFASLPRLAGLRNDYRDPAQLGCDRFAAAIGAHALAPGQAVIVANCGTATTIDAITADGVFLGGMILPGLGLMASSLARNTAQLPQIAGDSPLPAGFADNTDDAILSGCLAAQAGAIERAVRMHGASACLLSGGAASRIAPALTLPVPLQLVDNIVMIGLQAAARSGEEAGQQGTHAC; this is encoded by the coding sequence ATGCTACTGCTCATCGACGCCGGCAATACGCGCATCAAATGGGCGTTGTCCGCCCCCGCCAGCACGGCGGGAGCCTGGCTGGCCAGCGGCGCCGTGGCGCATGCGCAGCTCGACACCCTGGCCGCCGCCTGGGCCAGCCTGGACATTTCTGGCGTGCTGCTGTCGAACGTGGCGGGGACGGCCATCGGCGCGCGCCTGCGGGCGCAGCTGCCGGCCTTGCCGCCGCCGGCGATCGCCACCTTTGCCTCGCTGCCACGACTGGCCGGACTGAGGAACGACTACCGCGACCCGGCGCAGCTGGGCTGCGACCGCTTTGCCGCCGCCATCGGCGCGCATGCGCTGGCGCCGGGCCAGGCCGTCATCGTCGCCAATTGTGGCACCGCCACCACCATCGACGCCATCACGGCCGACGGTGTCTTCCTGGGCGGGATGATCCTGCCCGGGCTGGGACTGATGGCCAGTTCGCTGGCGCGCAACACGGCGCAACTGCCGCAGATCGCCGGCGACAGCCCCCTGCCGGCCGGTTTCGCCGACAATACGGATGACGCCATCCTCTCCGGCTGCCTGGCGGCGCAGGCGGGCGCCATCGAACGGGCCGTGCGCATGCATGGCGCCAGCGCCTGCCTGCTGTCGGGCGGCGCCGCATCCCGCATCGCGCCCGCCCTGACGCTACCGGTGCCGCTGCAACTGGTGGACAATATCGTCATGATCGGCCTGCAGGCGGCCGCGCGCAGCGGCGAAGAAGCAGGACAACAAGGAACACACGCATGCTGA
- a CDS encoding SPOR domain-containing protein — translation MLKFVFWLLAGVNLLVFAIGQGYLGSFRSETREPARLKNQLQAGKLTLLTPEQATAPAAPPAAEQAAAATPAVPAPPLSYACTEVGNFLLADGRRFEAQVAALDLGDRQSRRNVAGQDISSYMVYIPPQGSKEGAERKAGELKQLGVTNYFIMGDGSPMRWGISLGVFKSEGSAQNQLASLNKQGVHSARVAPRYSASKQLAYQFRDLDAATRARLEKIKAQFPDQDLRSCK, via the coding sequence ATGCTGAAATTCGTCTTCTGGCTGCTGGCCGGCGTCAACCTGCTGGTGTTTGCCATCGGCCAGGGTTACCTGGGCAGCTTTCGCAGCGAGACGCGCGAACCGGCGCGCCTGAAGAACCAGTTGCAGGCCGGCAAGCTCACCTTGCTGACGCCGGAACAGGCAACCGCTCCCGCCGCGCCGCCGGCCGCCGAACAGGCCGCCGCGGCGACGCCCGCCGTGCCGGCGCCACCGCTATCGTACGCATGCACGGAAGTGGGCAATTTCCTGCTGGCCGATGGCCGCCGTTTCGAAGCGCAAGTGGCCGCGCTGGACCTGGGCGACCGCCAGTCGCGCCGCAACGTGGCCGGCCAGGATATCTCGAGTTATATGGTGTACATCCCGCCGCAGGGCAGCAAGGAAGGCGCCGAGCGCAAGGCCGGTGAATTGAAGCAGCTGGGCGTGACGAATTATTTCATCATGGGTGACGGCAGCCCGATGCGCTGGGGCATTTCGCTGGGCGTGTTCAAGTCGGAAGGCAGCGCGCAGAACCAGCTGGCATCGCTCAACAAACAGGGCGTGCACAGCGCCCGCGTCGCGCCCCGCTACAGCGCCAGCAAGCAGCTGGCCTATCAGTTCCGCGACCTCGACGCGGCCACGCGCGCGCGCCTGGAAAAAATCAAGGCGCAGTTCCCGGACCAGGATCTGCGCAGCTGCAAGTAA
- a CDS encoding septal ring lytic transglycosylase RlpA family protein translates to MRAPYDTCAARGLGLAVLLTLAACGTTPQKPPANVPMPSGGKVKSPVRQDPTLPALPAAGSGRGGYYKDDGPGDSPPPNLRDVPDAEVRNEPYSTRSNRPYVVFGKTYTPITNNEPFTQRGTGTWYGKKFHGQRTSSGEIYDMYKMTAAHPTLPIPSYARVTSIESGEQVIVRINDRGPFHATRVIDVSYTAALKLGFLGKGSHQVVVERLLPADIDAILAARAAPKPVPSVVAISIDTPVETQAVVQPEVSTQMLPVDATVAAPAPAALASGFYLQLGAYSRADNAETGRARLEPYTALGTLGVVQAGNLFRLYGGPFSSRADAARAAASLPESTGIKPIVIQR, encoded by the coding sequence ATGCGCGCGCCTTACGATACCTGCGCCGCGCGTGGCCTGGGCCTCGCGGTCCTGCTGACCCTTGCCGCCTGCGGCACGACGCCGCAAAAGCCGCCGGCCAACGTCCCGATGCCGTCCGGCGGCAAGGTCAAGTCCCCCGTGCGCCAGGATCCCACCTTGCCGGCATTGCCGGCGGCCGGTTCCGGGCGCGGCGGCTATTACAAGGATGACGGTCCGGGCGACAGCCCACCGCCTAACCTGCGCGACGTGCCCGATGCGGAAGTGCGCAACGAGCCGTATTCCACGCGCTCGAACCGTCCTTACGTCGTCTTCGGCAAGACCTACACGCCGATCACGAATAACGAACCGTTTACGCAGCGCGGCACGGGCACCTGGTATGGCAAGAAATTCCATGGCCAGCGCACCTCGTCGGGCGAGATCTACGATATGTACAAGATGACGGCGGCCCACCCGACCTTGCCGATTCCATCGTATGCGCGCGTGACGAGCATCGAGAGCGGCGAACAGGTGATCGTGCGCATCAACGACCGCGGCCCGTTCCACGCCACGCGCGTGATCGACGTGTCGTACACGGCGGCGCTGAAACTGGGCTTCCTGGGCAAGGGCAGCCACCAGGTGGTGGTCGAGCGCCTGCTGCCGGCCGATATCGACGCCATCCTGGCGGCACGCGCGGCGCCGAAACCCGTGCCTTCCGTGGTCGCCATTTCCATCGACACGCCGGTGGAGACGCAGGCCGTGGTGCAGCCGGAAGTGTCGACGCAGATGCTGCCCGTCGACGCGACGGTCGCCGCGCCTGCACCGGCGGCGCTGGCCAGCGGCTTCTATCTGCAGCTGGGCGCGTATTCGCGCGCCGACAATGCGGAAACGGGCCGCGCGCGCCTGGAGCCCTACACGGCCCTGGGCACCCTGGGCGTGGTGCAGGCGGGGAATCTGTTCCGCCTGTACGGCGGTCCATTCTCGAGCCGCGCCGATGCGGCGCGGGCGGCGGCCAGCTTGCCCGAGTCGACCGGCATCAAGCCGATCGTGATTCAACGCTAG
- the rodA gene encoding rod shape-determining protein RodA has translation MPINERRSLWRRAKPYLAVFDPPLMIIILMLLSTSLLTLYSASIGIPGKIEDHLRNILLCFFVMWMAANVTPQMMMRIAVPAYTISVLLLVAVALFGTIKLGARRWLHIGVIDIQPSEFLKIATPLMLAWFFQHNAGALRWKSFLVAAVLLLVPVYLIARQPDLGTALLVVAAGFTVIFLAGLSWKVLAGLLITFVSCLPIAWSHLHDYQRDRVMMLIDPTKDPLGKGFHIIQSIIAIGSGGVTGKGWTHGTQAHLEFVPERTTDFIFAVYSEEFGLVGNLILMLMYLLLVGRGMMIAANAPSFFTRLLAGAITMIFFTYAFVNMGMVSGILPVVGVPLPFLSYGGTALLTLGVATGILMSIQRHRKLVQT, from the coding sequence ATGCCCATTAACGAGAGGCGCTCGCTGTGGCGGCGCGCCAAACCCTATCTGGCGGTGTTCGATCCGCCGCTGATGATCATCATCCTGATGCTGCTCAGCACCAGCCTGCTGACCCTGTATTCGGCCAGCATCGGCATCCCCGGCAAGATCGAAGACCACCTGCGCAACATCCTGCTGTGCTTTTTCGTCATGTGGATGGCGGCCAATGTGACGCCGCAGATGATGATGCGCATCGCCGTGCCCGCCTACACGATCTCGGTGCTGCTGCTGGTGGCCGTGGCGCTGTTCGGCACCATCAAGCTCGGTGCGCGGCGCTGGCTGCATATCGGCGTGATCGATATCCAGCCGTCCGAATTCCTGAAGATCGCCACGCCGCTGATGCTGGCCTGGTTTTTCCAGCACAATGCCGGCGCCCTGCGCTGGAAATCGTTCCTGGTGGCGGCCGTGCTGCTGCTGGTGCCCGTCTACCTGATCGCGCGCCAGCCCGACCTGGGCACGGCGCTGCTGGTGGTGGCCGCCGGCTTCACCGTGATTTTCCTGGCCGGCCTGTCGTGGAAGGTGCTGGCCGGCCTGCTGATCACCTTTGTCTCCTGCCTGCCGATCGCCTGGTCGCACCTGCATGATTACCAGCGCGACCGCGTGATGATGCTGATCGACCCGACCAAGGACCCGCTGGGCAAGGGTTTCCACATCATCCAGTCCATCATCGCCATCGGCTCCGGCGGCGTGACGGGCAAGGGCTGGACGCATGGCACGCAGGCGCACCTGGAGTTTGTCCCGGAGCGCACGACCGACTTCATTTTTGCCGTCTATTCCGAGGAGTTCGGCCTGGTCGGCAATCTGATCCTGATGCTGATGTATTTGCTGCTGGTGGGACGGGGGATGATGATCGCCGCCAACGCCCCCAGTTTTTTCACTCGCCTGCTGGCAGGAGCGATAACGATGATTTTCTTTACTTACGCCTTTGTAAACATGGGCATGGTCAGCGGCATCCTGCCGGTGGTTGGCGTGCCCTTGCCATTCCTTAGCTATGGCGGCACCGCGCTGCTGACCCTGGGCGTGGCGACCGGTATCCTGATGAGCATACAGCGCCATCGCAAGCTGGTGCAGACCTGA
- the mrdA gene encoding penicillin-binding protein 2, with amino-acid sequence MTELKNTERELHFFRMRLTVLGALVFVCFSLLLARFIWLQVIKHEDYATKAEDNRIAVVPIVPTRGLILDRNGVVLARNYSAYTLEITPSKLSASLDSVIDELSTLVQIDIKDRRRFKKLLEESKNFVSVPLRTRLTDEEVARFTAQRFRFPGVEVQARLFRQYPMGEVASHVVGFIGRINRNEAKALEEGEDAANYNGTDHIGKEGLEKSYEKQLHGTTGYEEVEVSAGGRAMRTLSRTAATPGNNLILSIDIELQKVVEEAFGEWRGAAVAIDPATGDILAYVSKPGYDPNLFVDGIDQQSWNELNTSLDRPMVNRPLSGTYAPGSTFKPFMALAALELGKRTPSQSISDPGFFILGGHTFRDDKVGGHGTVDMHKSIVVSCNTYYYQLGRDMGIDAIHDFMKPFGFGQLTGIDLNNEKTGVLPSTEWKRNRFKTPQQKKWVGGDTISVSNGSGYNSYTPLQIAHATANLANNGVVMKPHLVKIIEDANTRARTLTVPKESYRIALKQENIDIIKRAMVGVTSEQGGTAARIFTGVQYTVGGKTGTAQVVGIKKNEKYNAKLLAERLRDNALFTAFAPADKPRIAIAIVVENAGFGAGVAAPIARKALDYYLLGKRPSDKEKDRTKVPKEDVDEVRTLEEITDEQAAPAPARQQ; translated from the coding sequence ATGACTGAACTTAAGAATACCGAGCGCGAACTGCATTTTTTCCGCATGCGCCTGACCGTCCTGGGCGCGCTCGTCTTCGTCTGCTTTTCGCTGCTGCTGGCGCGCTTCATCTGGCTGCAGGTGATCAAGCACGAGGACTATGCGACCAAGGCCGAGGACAACCGCATCGCCGTGGTGCCCATCGTGCCCACGCGTGGCCTGATCCTCGACCGCAATGGCGTGGTCCTGGCGCGCAATTACTCGGCCTACACGCTGGAAATCACGCCGTCGAAGCTGAGCGCCAGCCTCGATTCGGTGATCGACGAGCTGTCGACCCTGGTGCAGATCGACATCAAGGACCGCCGCCGCTTCAAGAAGCTGCTGGAAGAGTCGAAGAATTTTGTCAGCGTGCCGCTGCGCACGCGCCTGACGGACGAGGAAGTGGCGCGTTTCACGGCGCAGCGTTTCCGCTTCCCCGGCGTGGAAGTGCAGGCGCGATTGTTCCGCCAGTATCCGATGGGCGAGGTGGCGTCGCACGTGGTGGGCTTCATCGGCCGCATCAACCGCAATGAAGCCAAGGCCCTGGAAGAGGGCGAGGATGCCGCCAACTACAACGGCACCGACCATATCGGCAAGGAGGGCCTGGAAAAAAGCTACGAGAAGCAGTTGCATGGCACCACCGGCTACGAAGAAGTGGAAGTGTCGGCCGGCGGGCGCGCCATGCGCACCTTGTCGCGCACGGCGGCCACGCCGGGCAACAATCTGATCCTGTCGATCGACATCGAGCTGCAGAAAGTGGTCGAGGAAGCGTTCGGCGAATGGCGCGGCGCGGCCGTGGCGATCGACCCGGCCACGGGCGACATCCTGGCCTACGTCTCCAAGCCCGGCTACGACCCGAACCTGTTCGTCGACGGCATCGACCAGCAAAGCTGGAACGAACTCAATACCTCGCTGGACCGGCCGATGGTCAACCGTCCCCTGTCCGGCACCTACGCGCCCGGCTCGACCTTCAAGCCGTTCATGGCGCTGGCCGCGCTGGAGCTGGGCAAGCGCACGCCGAGCCAGTCGATTTCCGACCCCGGCTTCTTCATCCTGGGCGGCCACACCTTCCGCGACGACAAGGTGGGCGGCCACGGCACGGTCGACATGCACAAGTCCATCGTCGTCTCGTGCAACACCTATTATTACCAGCTGGGGCGCGACATGGGCATCGACGCCATCCACGATTTCATGAAGCCGTTCGGCTTCGGCCAGCTGACGGGCATCGACCTGAATAATGAGAAGACGGGCGTGCTGCCGTCGACGGAATGGAAGCGCAACCGCTTCAAGACGCCGCAGCAAAAGAAATGGGTGGGCGGCGACACGATTTCGGTGAGTAACGGCTCCGGCTACAATTCCTATACGCCGCTGCAGATCGCCCACGCGACGGCCAACCTGGCCAATAACGGCGTGGTGATGAAGCCGCACCTGGTGAAAATCATCGAGGACGCGAATACGCGGGCGCGCACCTTGACGGTGCCGAAGGAAAGCTACCGCATCGCGCTCAAGCAGGAAAACATCGACATCATCAAGCGCGCCATGGTGGGCGTGACCAGCGAGCAGGGCGGCACTGCCGCGCGCATCTTCACCGGCGTGCAGTACACGGTGGGCGGCAAGACGGGTACGGCGCAGGTGGTGGGCATCAAGAAAAACGAGAAGTACAATGCCAAGCTGCTGGCCGAGCGCCTGCGCGACAACGCCCTGTTTACCGCCTTCGCGCCGGCCGACAAGCCGCGCATCGCGATTGCCATCGTGGTGGAAAATGCCGGCTTTGGCGCCGGCGTGGCCGCGCCGATCGCGCGCAAGGCGCTCGACTATTACCTGTTGGGCAAGCGCCCGAGCGACAAGGAAAAAGACCGGACCAAGGTGCCGAAGGAAGACGTCGACGAAGTGCGCACCCTGGAAGAAATCACTGACGAGCAGGCCGCCCCGGCGCCTGCCAGACAACAATGA
- the mreD gene encoding rod shape-determining protein MreD, which produces MNRPHYILLPVSPLFIGFSLLCAFLLNLLPWGHFVGVPDFVALVLVFWGIHQPRKVGIGVAFFMGLMMDVHDSTLLGENALAYTLLSYFAIMMHRRVLWFPVMTQALHVLPLLLLTQALQLLTRLIVSGRFPGWLNFIESFVAVALWPMITWILLAPQRRAVDRDHNRPI; this is translated from the coding sequence ATGAACCGCCCGCATTACATCCTGCTGCCGGTCAGCCCCCTGTTCATCGGCTTTTCGCTGCTGTGCGCTTTCTTGCTGAACCTGCTGCCATGGGGACATTTCGTCGGCGTGCCCGATTTCGTCGCGCTGGTGCTGGTCTTCTGGGGCATCCACCAGCCGCGCAAGGTCGGCATCGGCGTGGCCTTTTTCATGGGCCTGATGATGGACGTGCACGACTCGACCCTGCTGGGCGAGAATGCGCTGGCCTACACTCTGCTGTCCTACTTCGCCATCATGATGCACCGCCGCGTGCTGTGGTTCCCCGTCATGACGCAGGCGCTGCACGTGTTGCCGCTGCTGCTGCTGACGCAGGCGCTGCAACTGCTGACGCGCCTGATCGTCTCCGGGCGCTTCCCCGGCTGGCTCAATTTCATCGAGAGCTTCGTCGCCGTCGCCCTGTGGCCCATGATCACGTGGATCCTGCTGGCGCCGCAGCGCCGCGCCGTGGACCGCGACCACAACCGGCCGATCTGA